From one Lycium ferocissimum isolate CSIRO_LF1 chromosome 5, AGI_CSIRO_Lferr_CH_V1, whole genome shotgun sequence genomic stretch:
- the LOC132057891 gene encoding uncharacterized protein LOC132057891: MSRRVSFSPDHVHDQNNFYFKKKPSSSSNWNSSLQKSSSSSSEFSMASFLKNIGTKVTSALNFLSNSNRKRSSRKVSSSASLARSRSYAETFHDSQRAEAIEDCIEFLNSSSCLHRSSSVSSSTC; encoded by the coding sequence atgaGTAGAAGAGTAAGTTTTAGCCCTGATCATGTCCATGACCAAAACAATTTCTACTTTAAAAAGAAGCCATCATCTTCATCTAATTGGAATTCTAGCCTTCAAAAgagctcttcttcttcttctgaatTTTCTATGGCTAGTTTTCTAAAGAATATTGGAACAAAAGTGACTAGTGCACTAAATTTCCTTTCAAATTCGAATAGAAAAAGATCATCACGTAAAGTGTCATCATCAGCAAGTTTAGCAAGGTCACGTTCATATGCAGAAAcatttcatgattctcaaagagCTGAAGCTATTGAAGATTGTATTGAGTTCTTgaattcttcttcttgtttaCATAGATCAAGTTCTGTTTCTAGCAGTACTtgctaa